A stretch of Chryseobacterium viscerum DNA encodes these proteins:
- the nusA gene encoding transcription termination factor NusA translates to MDNIALIESFGDFKDEKGISKIDLMAIIEDSLKTLLRKRFDSDDHFDVIVNPDKGDFQIFLNKTIVEDEMSEDDDLEIEISEAKKIDPTFEVGEDFTMEIPVAQLGRRNILTLKQILATKLQEHNNAMLYEQFRDKIGEIVVGEIHHIRHKHVILLDDEGNEFILPKENQIPSDFFKKGENIRAIVETVDFKGSKPQIIISRTAPKFLEKLLELEIPEIQDGTIMLKKVVRIPGEKAKIAVDAYDDRIDPVGACVGVKGSRIHGVVRELRNENIDVIQWSKNPEILVKRALGNVTVNKIDINEDQNYALVYTPVEEISKVIGKQGQNIRLASWLSGYEIDVYRESSEDDDVELREFNDDIEQWILDEFKKVGLTTAKSVLDKETESLLNMVDLEEETIEEVKRILREEFED, encoded by the coding sequence ATGGATAATATAGCGTTGATTGAATCCTTTGGTGATTTTAAAGACGAAAAGGGGATCAGTAAAATTGATCTTATGGCAATTATTGAAGATTCACTGAAGACTCTTTTGAGAAAAAGATTTGACTCAGATGATCATTTTGATGTGATTGTAAACCCGGATAAAGGAGATTTTCAGATATTTTTAAATAAAACAATTGTAGAGGACGAAATGTCTGAAGATGATGATTTGGAAATTGAAATTTCTGAAGCAAAGAAGATTGACCCTACCTTCGAAGTGGGTGAGGACTTTACAATGGAAATTCCTGTTGCACAGTTGGGAAGAAGAAATATTCTTACCCTTAAGCAGATTCTGGCTACAAAACTTCAGGAGCACAATAATGCAATGCTGTACGAGCAGTTTAGAGATAAAATTGGGGAAATTGTTGTTGGGGAAATCCACCATATTCGTCACAAGCATGTGATTTTGCTGGATGATGAAGGAAATGAATTTATTTTACCAAAAGAAAACCAGATCCCATCCGACTTCTTTAAAAAGGGTGAGAATATCAGAGCTATTGTTGAAACAGTAGACTTTAAAGGTTCTAAACCGCAGATTATTATTTCCAGAACTGCACCTAAATTCCTTGAGAAATTATTAGAGCTGGAAATTCCTGAGATCCAGGACGGAACAATTATGCTGAAAAAGGTAGTGAGAATTCCTGGTGAAAAGGCGAAAATTGCAGTAGATGCTTATGATGACAGAATTGATCCGGTAGGTGCCTGTGTGGGTGTTAAGGGATCCAGAATTCATGGGGTTGTAAGAGAGTTGAGAAATGAGAACATCGATGTTATTCAGTGGTCTAAAAACCCTGAGATTTTGGTGAAGAGAGCTTTAGGAAACGTTACTGTCAATAAAATTGACATCAATGAGGATCAAAACTATGCACTAGTATATACTCCTGTTGAAGAGATTTCTAAAGTGATTGGAAAACAAGGACAGAATATTAGACTGGCTTCTTGGTTGTCAGGATATGAAATTGATGTATACAGAGAGTCCAGCGAGGATGACGATGTTGAATTGAGAGAATTTAATGACGATATCGAGCAGTGGATTTTGGATGAGTTTAAGAAAGTAGGACTTACAACTGCAAAATCAGTATTGGATAAAGAAACTGAAAGTCTTTTAAATATGGTAGACCTTGAAGAAGAAACAATCGAAGAGGTAAAACGTATTTTGAGAGAAGAATTTGAAGATTAA
- the infB gene encoding translation initiation factor IF-2: MPKIRLNKAVKEFNISMSRLVEFLQSRGFEVEGNPNAQLEESAYSALEAEFAKDGEQRKASHEVVITKVPEEKLEIEEKKTPEVIRAKANKPETRILGKIDLEPKKPEVEEAPAVPVAPVATPVEEKKEEIVKEEQPEVKAAPEKQEFKVLDKIDLSQIESRNRPVKKDKPKMEEKKEEVKPVEPVKETPKPAVVEEKKVETPKVEAEPESQEPQKIETVYQKLDGPKIVGEKIDLTQFAPKPGSGAKKKRKRIEKPGGQNNQQGQGNNQNSGNNNNQGGQGQGQGGNRPHNNNGGQGGNRQGQGGQGNRPQGQGGQGQGGNRFGNNQGGGNRPQGQGGGFKKGGQNNNRPGQRVMPVELTDEQVKNQIKETLEKLTNKGGKSKSAKHRKDKRTFRREQDERQQELEAQDRTLKVTEFITVGELASLMNVSPTEVISACFSLGVMVTMNQRLEADTLLLVADEFGYKIEFSDADLEESDSEDEIDSEESLVSRAPVVTVMGHVDHGKTSLLDYVRKTNVIAGESGGITQHIGAYNVKLENGQRITFLDTPGHEAFTAMRARGAQITDIAIIVIAADDDVMPQTKEAIAHAQAAQVPMIIAINKVDKPNANPDNIRQQLSGLNPPVLVEEWGGNVQAQEISAKFGNNVDVLLEKVLLQAEMLELKANPDRSANGVVIEASLDKGRGYVATMLVQTGTLRVGDYVVAGKNHGKVKALLDERGKNLAEAGPSIPATILGLDGAPTAGDKFRVYADESEGKAIANKREQLQRELSIRTKKHTTLEELGRRIALGEFKELNIILKGDVDGSVEALSDQLQRLSTEEISVKILHSGVGQITESDINLAAASDAIIIGFNVRAGANAKELADREEIEIRTYSVIYKAIDEVKEAMEGMLSPEIQEQVIGNVEIREVFKISKVGSIAGCMVLTGKVTRQSKVRLLRDGIVKFDGELESLKRFKDDVKEVTKGYECGLNLKGYNDIEIGDILEVYEEVAVKKKLK; encoded by the coding sequence ATGCCAAAAATTAGATTAAATAAAGCGGTTAAGGAATTCAACATTTCGATGTCCAGATTAGTAGAATTTTTACAGTCAAGGGGTTTCGAGGTTGAAGGCAATCCTAACGCTCAATTGGAAGAATCGGCATATTCTGCATTGGAGGCTGAGTTTGCTAAAGACGGCGAACAAAGAAAGGCTTCCCATGAGGTGGTGATCACTAAAGTTCCGGAAGAAAAACTGGAAATTGAAGAAAAGAAAACCCCTGAAGTGATAAGAGCTAAAGCAAATAAACCAGAAACTAGAATTTTAGGTAAAATTGATCTAGAACCTAAGAAGCCTGAAGTTGAGGAAGCTCCTGCAGTTCCTGTGGCTCCTGTTGCAACACCGGTTGAAGAAAAGAAAGAAGAAATTGTGAAAGAAGAACAGCCGGAAGTAAAAGCAGCTCCTGAAAAACAGGAATTCAAAGTTTTGGATAAAATTGATTTGTCTCAAATAGAATCTAGAAACAGACCTGTGAAAAAAGACAAGCCAAAAATGGAGGAGAAAAAAGAAGAAGTGAAACCTGTGGAACCCGTAAAAGAAACTCCAAAACCTGCTGTTGTAGAGGAGAAAAAAGTGGAAACTCCAAAAGTAGAGGCTGAGCCTGAATCTCAGGAGCCTCAGAAAATTGAGACAGTGTATCAAAAACTTGACGGTCCTAAGATTGTTGGAGAAAAGATTGACTTGACTCAATTTGCACCAAAACCAGGTTCTGGAGCAAAAAAGAAAAGAAAGAGAATTGAAAAACCTGGTGGCCAGAATAACCAACAAGGTCAGGGGAATAATCAAAACTCAGGAAATAATAATAACCAAGGCGGACAAGGCCAAGGTCAAGGAGGTAACCGTCCGCATAACAATAATGGTGGACAAGGTGGAAACCGTCAAGGTCAGGGAGGACAAGGAAATCGTCCTCAAGGTCAGGGCGGCCAAGGCCAGGGTGGAAACCGTTTTGGAAATAACCAAGGTGGCGGAAATCGTCCACAAGGTCAAGGTGGCGGCTTCAAAAAAGGCGGACAAAACAACAACAGACCTGGACAAAGAGTTATGCCAGTTGAGCTGACTGACGAGCAGGTTAAGAACCAGATCAAAGAAACATTAGAAAAACTTACTAATAAAGGAGGTAAATCTAAATCTGCAAAACACAGAAAAGATAAAAGAACTTTCCGTAGAGAGCAGGATGAGCGTCAGCAGGAGCTTGAAGCACAAGACAGAACTCTTAAAGTAACAGAATTCATCACTGTAGGTGAATTGGCAAGTTTAATGAATGTTTCTCCAACTGAAGTAATCTCTGCTTGTTTCTCATTAGGTGTAATGGTTACCATGAACCAAAGACTTGAAGCTGATACTTTATTATTGGTAGCAGATGAGTTTGGTTATAAAATTGAATTCTCGGATGCTGATCTTGAAGAAAGCGATAGCGAAGATGAAATCGACAGCGAAGAGAGTTTAGTATCAAGAGCACCGGTAGTTACCGTAATGGGACACGTTGACCACGGTAAAACTTCATTATTGGATTACGTTAGAAAAACTAATGTAATCGCAGGTGAGTCCGGAGGTATTACTCAGCATATTGGTGCTTATAACGTGAAACTGGAAAATGGTCAGAGAATTACATTCTTAGATACTCCTGGTCACGAAGCCTTTACAGCAATGAGAGCGAGAGGTGCACAAATCACAGATATCGCTATTATTGTAATTGCTGCCGATGATGATGTAATGCCGCAAACGAAAGAAGCAATTGCTCACGCCCAGGCTGCACAGGTACCAATGATTATTGCAATCAATAAAGTTGATAAACCAAATGCAAACCCTGATAACATTCGTCAACAACTTTCAGGATTAAACCCTCCGGTTTTAGTTGAAGAATGGGGAGGAAATGTTCAGGCGCAGGAGATATCAGCCAAGTTTGGTAATAACGTAGATGTATTATTGGAGAAAGTTTTATTACAAGCTGAAATGCTTGAACTGAAAGCGAATCCTGATCGTTCTGCAAACGGTGTTGTTATTGAAGCATCTTTAGATAAAGGAAGAGGTTATGTTGCTACAATGCTAGTACAAACCGGAACCTTAAGAGTAGGAGACTATGTAGTGGCTGGTAAAAATCACGGTAAAGTAAAAGCTTTGCTTGATGAAAGAGGGAAAAATCTTGCTGAAGCAGGTCCTTCAATTCCTGCAACAATCTTAGGTTTAGACGGAGCACCTACTGCTGGTGATAAATTCCGTGTATATGCTGACGAAAGTGAAGGTAAGGCCATTGCTAACAAGAGAGAACAGCTTCAGAGAGAACTTTCTATCAGAACGAAAAAACATACAACACTTGAAGAATTAGGAAGACGTATTGCTTTAGGAGAATTCAAAGAATTGAACATTATTCTTAAAGGTGACGTGGATGGTTCTGTAGAAGCACTTTCTGATCAGTTGCAAAGATTGTCAACAGAGGAAATCAGTGTAAAAATTCTTCACTCAGGTGTAGGACAGATTACGGAATCTGATATCAACTTAGCAGCAGCATCAGATGCAATTATCATTGGATTCAATGTGAGAGCAGGTGCTAATGCAAAAGAACTTGCAGACCGTGAAGAAATTGAAATCAGAACATATTCTGTTATCTATAAAGCAATTGATGAGGTGAAAGAAGCAATGGAAGGAATGCTTTCTCCGGAAATTCAGGAGCAGGTAATTGGTAATGTTGAAATCCGTGAGGTATTCAAGATTTCTAAAGTTGGTTCAATTGCCGGATGTATGGTTCTTACCGGGAAGGTTACAAGACAATCGAAAGTACGTCTATTAAGAGATGGTATTGTTAAATTTGACGGTGAACTTGAAAGCTTGAAGCGTTTCAAAGACGATGTTAAAGAAGTCACAAAAGGCTACGAATGTGGTCTGAACCTGAAAGGGTATAATGACATCGAAATCGGAGATATTCTTGAGGTTTACGAAGAAGTAGCAGTTAAGAAAAAACTGAAATAA
- the rimP gene encoding ribosome assembly cofactor RimP, protein MEFRKRIDELLNEFLETRKDLFLIDLKISAGDDITVILDGDNGVSLQDCLDASRAIEFNMDREEHDFSLQVMSAGLSEPLSTPRQFGKNIGREIEVMLEDSSKIEGELSKVDDEKITLTLRYRKPKDIGKGKVDVEEEKEIAYSEIKKALVVIKF, encoded by the coding sequence ATGGAGTTTAGAAAAAGAATTGACGAATTGTTAAATGAATTCCTTGAGACCAGAAAAGATCTGTTTCTTATTGATCTTAAAATTTCTGCAGGGGATGATATTACAGTGATTTTAGATGGTGATAACGGAGTTTCACTGCAGGACTGCCTTGATGCAAGCCGTGCAATAGAATTCAATATGGATCGTGAAGAGCATGACTTCAGTCTTCAGGTGATGTCTGCCGGATTAAGCGAGCCATTATCCACACCAAGACAGTTCGGTAAAAACATTGGAAGAGAGATTGAGGTGATGCTGGAGGATTCTTCTAAAATAGAAGGAGAATTGTCAAAAGTAGATGATGAAAAGATCACACTTACTTTGCGTTACCGTAAGCCGAAAGATATCGGAAAAGGAAAAGTAGATGTAGAAGAGGAGAAAGAAATTGCTTACTCCGAAATCAAGAAAGCATTAGTAGTAATTAAATTTTAA
- a CDS encoding SusC/RagA family TonB-linked outer membrane protein: MNVKLRVLTAGVLFFTGQVVFAQKDTTGSKKDKEQKIDEIVVLGYSKTSTKAKSSASSVTIGSETLENRPNISVLNSIQGTAPGIVANSASGSPGSGKFNIIIRGLSSLNGSTDPLYVIDGIITSGSQFRNLNPNDIDTFSILKDAQATAIYGNRAANGVVVITTKGGKFNSKLRISYDALTSFSVLPKTDYNMSSGRELLQVQKNAGGGKGATMSQNDINNFTTNTDWRDLFSRVGMSQQHTLSVSAGGENISNFVSLGYVDSEGNIRGTDFKRFTLRNNLNGKSSDGKLTFGAIIGLGFSKRNQLDDETNTAINANTVQNPLFGTVLSAPYLAAPTFSNGLGLFNQIGQASGNGNGAYILYDNIMGGIRNQFTETSLTANVSGNYKLTSDLSIGNRTGVDYKNYQRQFARAANGYLSLVVAAGQGAKYGGFEQFNTVNDLTFNTTTNITYNHSFGDHTITAAAYLDYIKVNWQSYTQQQNGLDPLVWEFGAGTGYVPFNPATPNIYRPSASALKVTAGTLAYFGTVDYDYQGKYGVSGVIRRDGSYRFPKDNRWETFWSVAGRWNIDKESFMEGSGFNLLKLRASLGTTGNQNLFTVANNTNVLTVGPSSYLDYNGPNPTTAPAYQSLPGYYLANLGNQNLKWEEVKQLDLGVDFNYKGLVEGTFDYYQKRTSRLFNSIPVTYVTGQGSLRGNNGVMDNKGVEGSLRIHLLRKANTKLSVFGNVGYNSNKIISMEAPDLTGDFVDGVGGPADQWQLYPYLGVNPANGEQLFLDINGNVTQTPTAGDRRLTGKSPMPKYTGGFGFNFQHDGFFVDALFSYQKGGYIYDNLYSWVMNPSYAASGLNVSADLLNAWTPNNTNATVPSLSAVNSTLEGSSDRFLFKSDFVRLKNVSVGYTFDKKALGNLPINSIKVFAQAENIYTFTGWKGFDVEPITTYSLNVYPNPKTYSVGVNVDF; this comes from the coding sequence ATGAATGTTAAATTACGTGTACTGACAGCCGGTGTGTTATTTTTCACAGGGCAGGTAGTATTTGCTCAAAAAGACACAACAGGTTCTAAAAAGGACAAAGAACAGAAAATTGATGAAATTGTTGTGTTAGGTTATAGCAAGACATCTACTAAGGCTAAATCTAGTGCTTCTTCAGTAACCATTGGTTCTGAAACATTAGAGAACAGACCAAATATTTCTGTTCTTAACTCTATACAGGGTACAGCACCTGGTATAGTAGCGAACTCAGCATCTGGATCTCCGGGTTCTGGTAAGTTTAATATTATCATCAGAGGACTTAGTTCCCTAAATGGTTCTACGGATCCTTTATATGTTATAGACGGGATCATTACATCTGGATCACAGTTTAGAAACTTAAACCCTAATGATATTGATACGTTTAGTATTCTAAAAGATGCACAGGCTACTGCAATTTATGGAAACAGAGCTGCTAACGGGGTTGTTGTGATCACTACTAAAGGTGGTAAGTTTAACTCAAAGCTTAGAATTTCCTATGATGCATTAACTTCTTTTTCTGTTTTGCCAAAAACGGATTATAACATGTCTTCCGGAAGAGAATTATTACAGGTTCAGAAGAATGCGGGAGGTGGAAAAGGAGCTACAATGTCTCAAAATGATATAAATAATTTCACTACCAATACAGACTGGAGAGATCTGTTTTCCAGAGTTGGTATGAGCCAGCAACATACATTATCGGTAAGTGCAGGTGGAGAAAATATAAGTAACTTTGTTTCATTAGGTTATGTTGATAGCGAAGGTAACATTCGTGGGACAGATTTCAAAAGATTTACTCTGAGAAATAACCTTAATGGAAAAAGCAGCGATGGAAAATTAACCTTCGGTGCAATCATTGGTTTAGGATTTTCTAAAAGAAATCAGTTGGACGACGAAACCAATACTGCTATTAATGCAAACACTGTACAGAATCCATTATTTGGAACAGTGCTTTCTGCACCTTACTTAGCAGCGCCAACATTTAGCAATGGATTGGGATTATTCAATCAGATTGGACAGGCTAGTGGTAACGGAAACGGAGCATATATTCTTTATGATAATATCATGGGGGGTATTAGAAACCAGTTTACGGAAACCAGCTTAACAGCTAACGTAAGTGGTAATTACAAACTTACGTCAGATTTAAGTATTGGAAATAGAACAGGTGTTGACTATAAAAATTATCAAAGACAATTTGCAAGAGCAGCAAACGGTTACTTATCTTTAGTAGTAGCTGCAGGACAAGGGGCAAAATATGGTGGATTTGAGCAATTTAATACAGTAAACGATTTAACTTTCAATACCACTACAAATATTACGTATAACCATTCATTTGGTGATCATACTATTACTGCTGCTGCTTATCTAGATTATATTAAAGTAAACTGGCAAAGTTATACTCAACAGCAGAACGGTCTTGATCCTTTAGTTTGGGAATTCGGTGCAGGAACCGGATATGTTCCTTTTAACCCTGCTACACCAAATATCTACCGTCCTTCTGCAAGTGCATTGAAAGTTACTGCAGGAACGCTGGCTTATTTTGGAACTGTAGATTATGACTACCAAGGAAAATATGGTGTGTCTGGGGTGATAAGAAGAGATGGATCATATAGATTCCCTAAAGATAACAGATGGGAAACTTTCTGGTCAGTAGCAGGAAGATGGAATATTGATAAAGAAAGCTTTATGGAAGGATCTGGGTTCAATTTATTGAAACTAAGAGCTTCACTAGGAACAACAGGTAACCAAAACTTATTTACAGTTGCTAACAATACCAATGTATTAACAGTAGGTCCTTCTTCATATTTAGATTATAATGGACCGAACCCTACTACAGCTCCGGCTTACCAAAGCTTACCTGGATATTATTTGGCAAACCTTGGAAACCAGAATCTAAAATGGGAAGAGGTAAAACAACTCGATTTAGGAGTAGATTTCAACTATAAAGGGTTGGTAGAAGGTACTTTTGACTATTATCAAAAAAGAACATCAAGACTATTTAACTCTATTCCGGTAACTTATGTTACAGGTCAAGGTTCATTAAGAGGAAATAATGGTGTTATGGATAATAAAGGGGTTGAAGGATCACTAAGAATTCACCTACTAAGAAAAGCGAATACAAAACTATCTGTATTTGGAAATGTGGGGTATAACTCTAACAAGATTATCAGCATGGAAGCTCCTGATCTTACAGGTGATTTTGTTGATGGTGTTGGAGGACCAGCAGATCAATGGCAGCTTTATCCTTATTTAGGTGTTAACCCAGCTAACGGAGAACAGCTATTTTTAGATATCAACGGAAATGTAACTCAAACGCCAACTGCAGGTGATAGAAGACTTACAGGAAAAAGCCCTATGCCTAAGTATACAGGTGGATTTGGATTTAATTTCCAACATGATGGTTTCTTCGTAGACGCTTTATTTTCTTATCAGAAAGGAGGATATATCTATGATAACCTATATTCTTGGGTAATGAATCCTTCTTATGCTGCATCTGGACTTAACGTTTCAGCTGATCTATTGAATGCTTGGACTCCAAATAATACGAATGCTACAGTACCAAGTTTATCAGCTGTAAATTCAACATTAGAAGGTTCTTCTGACAGATTCCTTTTCAAGTCTGATTTTGTTAGATTGAAGAATGTAAGCGTTGGATATACTTTCGACAAA